ATAGGAGGTTCTCAGGACTGGACAATTCTATGCAAAATGAAATACTCAAATGAATGGTATCAAAAAGTTGATTATCTTAACCTACCGGATAATTCATCCGGAGATGTTTATTTCACATCTAAAGGATATGTTAAGTTTTCATGGCCATATTAAATTTTAAATATTATGAAATCAAAATTATTATTAATAGTTCTTTGTTTTATTCTTACAGAACAAAGTTCAGCACAGTCATATTCTGTAGGTTTAGACTATACATCCAAATTTATCGGGAAAACAATTGATTTGAATGTTATGTTTCAAAAAAACAAACATGCTTTTTCGGGAGGTTTGGTTTTTTATACCAATCAAAAAGCAGAATCAGAATATGGGATTTCCAAAAAACAAATTTTTTTAAGTCCGGTACATTTCACAACATTAAGAGATGAAGCATTTGGAGAAACATTGATTGAAAGGTTTGGTTTACAATTGGAATATAAATATTATTTAAGAGAAAATAATGATGTTCAACCCTATTTATTTGTCGGAAATGTTTTTTCTAATATTGGTTTTCGCACAAGTTATTTTCCCATAGATGAATATACGGTTTTACCGAGAATGTTTGTATGGGATATGTTTCCGGGCATAGGATTACAAGTAAAACTATGGAAGAATGTTTTTTTAAACCAATCAGTTTCTCCGGGAGTTTTATATATCAATCATTCACCTTTTAATAGTTTTTCATTGAATCCGATGTATAGGGTAGGGTTGATTTATAGTTTTTAAGCAAAAAAGCCGGTAAATGCCGGCTTTTTTATACAAATTATTTAAATGTCTTAAATCAAAACAGACAAAGCAACTTGTTTATCTTTTGCAAGTTGTTTTTGCAGTTGAATCTTATCAGGAAATTTTATTTCTTCCCTGATATATTTTTTAAAGATGATTCTGATTTTTTTGTTATAAAGGTCTTTATTAAAATCAAAGATATGAACTTCAATATTTGTCTCAAAATTTGTACTGATAGTTGGTCTTGTTCCGATATTTAACATTCCTTTATAAACCTTATCTTCGGTCTTTATCTTAACAGCATATACACCTCTTTTAGGTATTAGCTTTTCTTGTTTGTTTACTTTAATGTTTGCAGTAGGAAATCCTAATTCTCTGCCTAATTTTTTTCCTGAAACAACAGTTCCGGAAACAAAGTAATCATAACCAAGATAAAAGTTTGCTTTTTCAATATCTCCGGAAATAATTGAATTTCTTATTCTTGTAGAGCTGATTTTTTTTTCTTCATGTTCCAAAGCATCAACTTTAATTATATCAAAACCGAAGGGATTTGCACAGTTCCTTAAAATTTCAATATTCCCTTGTCTGTCTTTACCGAAATGATGATCAAAGCCAACTATCAATTGTTTAACATTCAGCTTGTTATAAAGTATCTTTTCAATAAAATCGCATGAATTTAATTGAGCAAACTTTTTTGTAAACGGATAAATAATAAGGTTTTCAATGCCGGACTTATCCATTAATTCAATTTTTTCATCAAGAGTACTTAATAAAAATATTTCTTTTTCTTCAGGGAAAAGAATTTTTCGCGGATGCGGATATAAAGTAAAAACAACCGATTCTCCTCCAATTGATCCGGCTTCTCGGATTAGTT
The DNA window shown above is from Bacteroidales bacterium and carries:
- a CDS encoding bifunctional riboflavin kinase/FAD synthetase, which codes for MKIYRTLKDFKVINPVVTVGTFDGVHKGHTKILNKLIREAGSIGGESVVFTLYPHPRKILFPEEKEIFLLSTLDEKIELMDKSGIENLIIYPFTKKFAQLNSCDFIEKILYNKLNVKQLIVGFDHHFGKDRQGNIEILRNCANPFGFDIIKVDALEHEEKKISSTRIRNSIISGDIEKANFYLGYDYFVSGTVVSGKKLGRELGFPTANIKVNKQEKLIPKRGVYAVKIKTEDKVYKGMLNIGTRPTISTNFETNIEVHIFDFNKDLYNKKIRIIFKKYIREEIKFPDKIQLQKQLAKDKQVALSVLI